The following proteins are encoded in a genomic region of Vicinamibacterales bacterium:
- a CDS encoding tetratricopeptide repeat protein, with product MTLRRAVVALLLLVAGRPVAAQGSGAPAQPAVAPSNSGAAMYEFLLARRAEGRDEVEAAEAGLKKAIALDPASAELQAELGAFYVRQNRAADAVAAAERALALDPDVEEGHRVLGLVNAAWADGIVDGPADGSEERWRDTAITELQKLVGTPTMATDLGLQMTYARQLVAAERYADAVPVLERLVSQTGPAGEPASVLAEAHRALGQFDRAEAVLERAAEVNPRYYLALGDVYERQRKYEEAADAFDKGARVLKTRGRELKLRRAAALLNVADGKGVDRAIAELTQFVDGAPKDAAAHYLLARAYGLRNDSGGLEKAARQALEAEPRHLPTLALLATHYRDRYDFAAVEALLAPLAADGALDKAPPADAVRLLAELGGARQQIGDAAGAVQAFERASRLLPDAPPLATALAQAYLAAGQPAEAARVAAAARKSSPDDLGLIRVQAIAAVREGRATDAVSAAETAVGDRRLTTAGAFALADVYQEAKRQADAVSLLEPLATAAPDDDAVAFRLAAAYENAGRIADAERTFRRILRRDPLNANTLNYLGYMLANHGQKVPEALTLVDRALAVEPGNPAFLDSRGWALFKLGRAAEAEEPLRRAATALRGSSVIQSHHADVLLALGRRDEAADRLELALRGDGVDIDRTAIERRLQQLGRRPR from the coding sequence ATGACGCTGCGACGTGCCGTGGTCGCCCTGCTCCTGCTCGTGGCCGGCCGCCCCGTCGCGGCGCAGGGTTCCGGCGCGCCGGCTCAGCCGGCCGTGGCGCCATCGAACTCCGGTGCGGCGATGTACGAGTTCCTGCTCGCCCGTCGCGCGGAGGGCCGCGACGAGGTCGAGGCCGCGGAAGCAGGGCTGAAAAAGGCGATCGCGCTGGACCCGGCGTCCGCGGAGCTCCAGGCCGAACTCGGGGCCTTCTACGTCCGCCAGAATCGCGCGGCCGACGCCGTGGCCGCGGCCGAGCGCGCGCTGGCGCTCGATCCCGATGTCGAGGAAGGGCACCGCGTCCTCGGCCTTGTGAACGCGGCGTGGGCGGACGGCATCGTCGATGGCCCGGCGGACGGCAGCGAGGAGCGCTGGCGCGATACCGCGATCACGGAACTGCAGAAACTGGTCGGCACGCCCACGATGGCCACCGACCTCGGCCTGCAGATGACCTACGCGCGCCAGCTGGTGGCGGCCGAGCGGTACGCGGACGCGGTGCCCGTGCTCGAGCGCCTCGTGTCGCAGACCGGACCGGCGGGCGAGCCCGCGTCGGTGCTCGCCGAGGCCCATCGCGCGCTCGGACAATTCGACCGCGCCGAGGCCGTCCTGGAACGTGCCGCCGAGGTCAATCCCCGCTACTACCTTGCCCTCGGCGACGTCTACGAACGGCAGCGGAAGTACGAGGAGGCGGCCGACGCCTTCGACAAAGGCGCCCGCGTCCTCAAGACGCGCGGGCGGGAGCTCAAGCTGCGCAGGGCCGCCGCGCTGCTCAACGTCGCCGACGGCAAGGGCGTCGATCGTGCGATCGCGGAGCTGACCCAGTTCGTGGATGGCGCGCCGAAGGATGCGGCCGCTCACTATCTGCTCGCTCGCGCCTACGGGCTCCGCAACGACAGCGGGGGCCTCGAGAAGGCCGCGCGCCAGGCGCTCGAGGCCGAGCCGCGACACCTGCCGACGCTGGCGCTGCTCGCCACCCACTACCGTGACCGGTACGACTTCGCCGCCGTCGAGGCGCTGCTCGCCCCGCTGGCGGCCGACGGCGCCCTGGACAAGGCGCCGCCGGCTGACGCCGTCCGGCTCCTGGCCGAACTCGGCGGCGCCCGCCAGCAGATCGGCGATGCCGCCGGCGCGGTGCAGGCGTTCGAGCGCGCCTCGCGACTGCTGCCGGACGCGCCGCCCCTCGCGACCGCCCTTGCCCAGGCGTACCTTGCCGCGGGGCAACCGGCGGAAGCCGCCAGGGTGGCGGCCGCCGCCAGGAAGTCGTCGCCCGACGACCTGGGGTTGATTCGCGTCCAGGCGATCGCCGCCGTCCGCGAGGGACGCGCGACGGACGCGGTGAGCGCCGCCGAGACGGCGGTCGGCGATCGGCGCCTCACCACCGCCGGCGCCTTTGCACTCGCCGATGTCTACCAGGAAGCCAAGCGGCAGGCCGACGCCGTGTCGCTCCTGGAGCCCCTGGCCACCGCTGCCCCGGACGACGATGCGGTGGCGTTCCGGCTCGCCGCCGCCTACGAGAACGCGGGCCGGATCGCTGACGCCGAGCGCACGTTCCGGCGCATCCTCCGTCGGGATCCGCTGAACGCCAACACGCTCAACTACCTCGGGTACATGCTGGCCAATCACGGCCAGAAGGTCCCGGAGGCGCTGACGCTGGTCGATCGCGCCTTGGCCGTCGAGCCGGGCAACCCCGCGTTCCTCGACAGCCGGGGCTGGGCGCTCTTCAAGCTTGGACGTGCGGCCGAGGCCGAGGAGCCGCTGAGGCGCGCGGCGACGGCGCTTCGCGGCAGCTCGGTCATCCAGTCGCATCACGCCGACGTGCTGCTCGCCCTGGGGCGCCGCGACGAGGCCGCCGATCGGCTCGAACTCGCGCTCCGCGGCGACGGCGTGGACATCGACCGGACCGCCATCGAGCGTCGGCTGCAGCAACTGGGCCGCCGGCCCCGATGA
- a CDS encoding Trm112 family protein encodes MPIDAELLEILACPACKTRVVLVKDGTALKCETCRRVYPIKDDIPVMLLDEATVES; translated from the coding sequence ATGCCGATCGACGCGGAGTTGCTCGAGATCCTCGCCTGTCCCGCGTGCAAGACACGGGTGGTCCTGGTGAAGGACGGCACCGCCTTGAAGTGCGAGACGTGCCGCCGGGTGTACCCGATCAAGGACGACATCCCGGTGATGCTCCTCGACGAGGCCACGGTCGAATCCTGA
- a CDS encoding glycosyltransferase family 9 protein — MFTTPAVHALRQRFPDARLDYLVEPAAAPIVRHSPDLDAVIEAERPSGLRRLGYDLALAGRLRRARYDVAIDFHGGPRSAWLVWASRAPRRIGYDIPARRLCYTIRVPWRPDLVPPRHSVLNQWDLVLPLGIGPPTPEADPVRMTAGADARRAAATRLSEAGVTEAHRRVIIHVSASNPFRRWPREAFARVAAALALDDPRRRIMITAGPSEADAAVAVTDAAQRLAGGAAAAIVRCGEPSLEELQVIMTDAQLFIGGDSGPLHVAATTGVPVVALFGPTLPARSMPWRAGDVPAEAVEPGPLPCRPCHQRVCVPGDFRCLTTIGPDQVIHAARRALGTSS; from the coding sequence GTGTTCACCACGCCTGCCGTACACGCGCTGCGGCAGCGCTTCCCCGACGCACGCCTCGACTATCTCGTCGAACCCGCCGCCGCCCCCATCGTCCGGCACTCGCCCGATCTGGACGCCGTCATCGAGGCCGAGCGCCCGTCGGGACTACGGCGCCTCGGCTACGACCTCGCGCTCGCCGGGCGCCTGCGCCGCGCCCGCTACGACGTCGCCATCGACTTCCACGGCGGACCGCGAAGCGCGTGGCTGGTGTGGGCGTCCCGGGCGCCGCGCCGGATCGGCTACGACATCCCGGCCCGCCGTCTCTGCTACACGATTCGCGTCCCGTGGCGGCCCGACCTCGTGCCGCCGCGGCACTCCGTCCTGAATCAGTGGGACCTGGTGCTCCCTCTGGGCATCGGTCCGCCGACGCCGGAGGCCGATCCGGTGCGGATGACCGCCGGGGCCGACGCGCGGCGGGCCGCGGCCACACGGCTGTCGGAGGCGGGGGTGACCGAGGCGCACCGGCGCGTGATCATCCACGTCAGCGCCAGCAACCCGTTCCGCCGATGGCCTCGCGAGGCCTTCGCCCGGGTCGCTGCGGCGCTGGCGCTCGACGATCCGCGGCGCCGCATTATGATCACGGCCGGGCCGTCCGAGGCGGACGCGGCCGTCGCCGTCACCGACGCGGCGCAGCGCCTGGCCGGCGGCGCCGCGGCCGCGATCGTGCGGTGCGGCGAGCCGTCCCTCGAGGAGCTCCAGGTCATCATGACGGACGCGCAGCTCTTCATCGGCGGAGACTCCGGGCCGCTCCACGTCGCGGCCACCACGGGCGTCCCAGTCGTCGCGCTCTTCGGGCCCACACTCCCGGCCCGCTCGATGCCCTGGCGCGCCGGCGACGTGCCGGCCGAGGCCGTCGAACCCGGCCCCCTGCCGTGCCGGCCCTGTCACCAACGGGTGTGCGTGCCCGGCGACTTCCGGTGCCTGACCACGATCGGCCCCGACCAGGTGATTCACGCCGCGCGCCGCGCGCTGGGGACGTCGTCGTGA
- a CDS encoding O-antigen ligase family protein — translation MSSVAVAAAPMDPAERLDRIGWWALLVAAAALQVSIAVAEAAVAVAGLAWVTRVGAAGMPRLPRLAVPLTVYAALTMLSAAVSRDPAISVPDTKQLLLFLLVPVVFEFARGPRARTLVTVALMVGAASALVGIVQYGVLNYGGLGRRPQGTLSHWMTYSGTLMLVVCAGVARLLYDTRDRGWAAVAMPALATSLALTLTRSAWVGVFAGVGTLFLLKDRRLVGVLPIVVALVVAFAPATVTDRVYSMFDRNDPTGRDRLAMLEAGRAMVDDHPLTGVGPDMVERVYPRYRVPWAVQPSNPHLHNVPMQIAAERGLPALAAWLWFVAATARGLWERLRRTRTPALAAGGLAALAAMLAAGMFEYNFGDSEFLMLFLVLITAPFAADRDGGLP, via the coding sequence GTGAGCAGCGTCGCGGTGGCCGCCGCGCCGATGGACCCGGCCGAGCGCCTCGATCGCATCGGCTGGTGGGCGCTCCTCGTCGCGGCGGCAGCCCTCCAGGTGTCCATCGCGGTGGCCGAAGCGGCCGTTGCCGTCGCCGGCCTGGCGTGGGTGACGCGCGTCGGCGCGGCCGGCATGCCGCGGCTGCCGCGCCTCGCCGTGCCGCTCACGGTCTATGCCGCCCTCACGATGCTGTCGGCCGCCGTGTCCCGGGATCCCGCCATCAGCGTGCCCGACACCAAGCAGCTGCTCCTCTTCCTGCTGGTGCCCGTCGTCTTCGAGTTCGCGCGCGGGCCGCGCGCCCGCACGCTCGTGACGGTGGCGCTGATGGTCGGGGCCGCCAGCGCGCTCGTCGGCATCGTGCAGTACGGCGTGTTGAACTACGGCGGTCTCGGACGCCGGCCGCAAGGCACGCTCTCCCACTGGATGACCTACTCCGGGACGCTCATGCTCGTCGTGTGCGCGGGCGTGGCGCGGCTGCTGTACGACACCCGCGACCGGGGCTGGGCCGCCGTCGCGATGCCGGCCCTGGCCACGAGCCTCGCGCTGACGCTGACGCGGAGCGCCTGGGTGGGGGTCTTCGCGGGCGTCGGGACGTTGTTCCTGTTGAAGGACCGGCGTCTGGTCGGCGTGCTGCCCATCGTCGTGGCCCTGGTCGTCGCCTTCGCGCCGGCAACCGTCACCGATCGCGTCTATTCGATGTTCGACAGGAACGACCCCACGGGACGGGATCGCCTGGCGATGCTCGAGGCTGGCCGCGCGATGGTCGACGACCACCCCCTGACCGGCGTGGGGCCGGACATGGTCGAGCGCGTGTATCCCCGCTACCGGGTGCCGTGGGCGGTCCAGCCGTCCAATCCGCACCTCCACAACGTGCCGATGCAGATCGCGGCCGAACGCGGACTGCCAGCCCTCGCGGCGTGGCTCTGGTTCGTCGCCGCGACGGCGCGCGGCCTCTGGGAGCGACTGCGACGGACGCGCACCCCGGCCCTGGCGGCCGGCGGGCTCGCTGCGCTGGCGGCGATGCTGGCGGCCGGCATGTTCGAGTACAACTTCGGCGACTCGGAGTTCCTGATGCTCTTCCTCGTCCTGATCACGGCGCCGTTCGCGGCCGACCGCGACGGAGGCCTGCCGTGA
- a CDS encoding PfkB family carbohydrate kinase: MPTLAAVPSDRARAILDAVGSVQVVVVGDVMLDHFMIGKVTRISPEAPVPVVELEREFSLPGGAANVAGNVVALGARVTLVGVAGDDLAAGELRGLLEARGVPPTGLITDPDRPTTRKTRLATTRHQQVARVDVERSDDVPAEIERALAARLLPAIEAADAVVVSDYLKGAITAGLMAEVVAAVRARRVPLLVDPKVPHLPLYAGATLVTPNHGEAEAGSRRRIRTIADAREAARELRESLRVDGILITLGEQGMWLTDGDGEGHLPATAREVADVTGAGDTVIATLGATLAAGATPAEAAWLATAAAGIVVTRFGTAVATIDELRARL; this comes from the coding sequence ATGCCGACGCTGGCCGCCGTGCCCTCCGACCGTGCCCGCGCCATCCTGGACGCGGTGGGCAGCGTGCAGGTGGTGGTGGTCGGCGACGTGATGCTCGATCACTTCATGATCGGCAAGGTCACGCGGATCTCGCCCGAGGCGCCGGTCCCGGTCGTCGAGCTCGAGCGCGAGTTCAGCCTGCCGGGCGGTGCGGCGAACGTCGCCGGAAACGTCGTGGCCCTGGGCGCCCGCGTCACCCTGGTGGGCGTGGCGGGCGACGACCTCGCGGCCGGCGAGCTGCGGGGGCTGCTCGAGGCGCGCGGCGTGCCGCCCACCGGGCTCATCACGGATCCGGACCGCCCGACGACCAGGAAGACGCGCCTGGCGACGACGCGCCACCAGCAGGTGGCCCGGGTGGACGTCGAACGCTCCGACGACGTGCCGGCCGAGATCGAGCGCGCGCTGGCCGCGCGGCTGCTGCCGGCCATCGAGGCGGCCGACGCCGTCGTGGTCTCCGACTATCTGAAGGGCGCGATCACCGCCGGCCTCATGGCCGAGGTGGTGGCGGCCGTACGCGCGCGCCGGGTGCCGCTGCTCGTGGACCCCAAGGTGCCGCATCTCCCGTTGTACGCAGGCGCGACGCTGGTGACGCCGAACCACGGCGAGGCGGAAGCGGGCAGCCGGCGGCGCATCCGCACGATCGCCGACGCACGCGAGGCGGCGCGCGAGCTGCGCGAGTCGCTGCGGGTGGACGGGATCCTCATCACCCTCGGGGAGCAGGGCATGTGGCTCACCGACGGCGACGGCGAGGGGCACCTGCCGGCCACCGCGCGGGAGGTGGCCGACGTGACCGGCGCCGGCGACACCGTGATCGCCACGCTCGGCGCGACCCTGGCCGCGGGCGCGACGCCGGCGGAAGCCGCGTGGCTGGCAACGGCCGCCGCGGGCATCGTGGTGACGCGCTTCGGCACGGCGGTCGCCACCATCGACGAGCTGCGCGCCAGGCTCTGA
- the purH gene encoding bifunctional phosphoribosylaminoimidazolecarboxamide formyltransferase/IMP cyclohydrolase, with protein MRRALLSVSDKSGLIEFAKGLHARGFELVSTGGTASAIAGAGLAVTNVAEVTGFPEMMDGRVKTLHPAIHGGILARRGDPDDLAAARAAGIGLIDLVAVNLYPFAKTAADRSASVGALIEQIDIGGPSMVRAAAKNFRDVLVVVDPADYHRVLEALDGEPGEAFRFDLARRAFAHTAAYDATIAEELEAIQYGSEAGAPATRGAAPLAPSHLIVRASKVRDLRYGENPHQAASWYAVGGGEGLGRPLVVQGRELSYTNLLDLDAAARIALEFDAPAAAVIKHTNPCGVALGTSAADAYERARDADALSAFGGIVGLNRPIDVATARALTSTFIEAVVAPAVDDDARPVLAAKANMRVVVADMTPFREPASAALRRDVRSVLGGLLVQARDVVEEAHVAWPAEHVRVVTRRAPTEEEWAALRFAWQVCAHVKSNTVLFAERDRTRAIGAGQMSRVDAVKLAAAKAGEWRLQDGPVLAGTVAASDAFFPFRDGLDAVAAAGATAVVHPGGSVRDAEVVAAADEHGLAMVLTGRRHFRH; from the coding sequence ATGCGCCGTGCCCTCCTCAGTGTGTCCGACAAATCCGGTCTCATCGAGTTCGCCAAAGGCCTTCATGCCAGGGGATTCGAACTCGTCTCGACGGGCGGCACCGCCTCAGCCATTGCCGGCGCAGGCCTCGCCGTGACGAACGTGGCGGAGGTGACGGGCTTCCCCGAGATGATGGACGGCCGGGTCAAGACCCTGCATCCCGCCATTCACGGTGGCATCCTGGCCCGCCGCGGCGACCCGGACGACCTGGCGGCGGCCCGCGCGGCCGGGATCGGGCTCATCGACCTCGTGGCTGTCAACTTGTACCCGTTCGCGAAGACCGCCGCCGACCGGTCGGCCAGCGTCGGCGCGCTCATCGAGCAGATCGACATCGGCGGACCGAGCATGGTCAGGGCGGCCGCCAAGAACTTCCGCGACGTGCTCGTCGTCGTGGACCCAGCCGACTACCACCGCGTGCTCGAGGCGCTGGACGGAGAGCCGGGCGAAGCCTTCCGCTTCGATCTGGCGCGACGGGCCTTCGCGCACACCGCGGCCTACGACGCCACGATCGCCGAGGAACTGGAGGCGATCCAGTACGGGAGCGAGGCCGGGGCCCCTGCCACGAGGGGGGCGGCCCCGCTGGCGCCGTCGCACTTGATCGTCCGTGCCTCCAAGGTGCGGGACCTCCGCTACGGCGAGAACCCACACCAGGCGGCGAGCTGGTATGCGGTCGGCGGCGGTGAGGGCCTCGGCCGCCCGCTGGTCGTCCAGGGCCGGGAGCTGTCGTACACGAACCTGCTCGACCTGGACGCCGCCGCCCGGATCGCGCTCGAGTTCGACGCTCCGGCCGCGGCCGTCATCAAGCACACGAACCCGTGCGGCGTGGCGCTCGGCACGTCGGCAGCCGACGCGTACGAACGCGCCCGGGACGCCGATGCGCTGTCGGCGTTCGGCGGCATCGTCGGGCTGAACCGTCCCATCGACGTGGCGACGGCGCGGGCCCTCACCTCCACCTTCATCGAGGCCGTGGTCGCGCCCGCCGTGGACGACGACGCACGTCCAGTGCTGGCCGCGAAGGCCAACATGCGCGTCGTCGTCGCCGACATGACGCCGTTCCGGGAGCCCGCGTCCGCCGCCCTGCGCCGCGACGTGCGCTCGGTGCTCGGCGGCCTGCTCGTGCAGGCGCGGGACGTCGTGGAGGAGGCGCACGTCGCCTGGCCGGCCGAGCACGTCCGCGTCGTGACGCGCCGGGCGCCGACCGAGGAGGAGTGGGCGGCCCTGCGCTTCGCGTGGCAGGTGTGCGCGCACGTCAAGTCGAACACGGTGCTGTTCGCCGAGCGGGACCGCACGCGCGCCATCGGCGCCGGGCAGATGAGCCGCGTCGACGCAGTGAAGCTCGCCGCGGCGAAGGCGGGTGAGTGGCGGCTGCAGGACGGGCCCGTCCTGGCCGGCACCGTGGCGGCCTCCGACGCGTTCTTTCCGTTCAGGGACGGCCTGGACGCCGTGGCGGCCGCCGGCGCGACGGCGGTCGTGCACCCGGGCGGCTCGGTGCGGGACGCCGAGGTCGTGGCCGCGGCCGACGAGCACGGACTGGCGATGGTACTGACCGGCCGCCGGCACTTTCGCCACTAG
- a CDS encoding cold-shock protein, with product MRITGKVKWFNNAKGYGFIEREGGSDVFVHYSAIQGSGFRSLEEGQGVEFEIVDGPKGPQAGNVQLV from the coding sequence ATGCGCATTACAGGCAAGGTCAAGTGGTTCAACAACGCCAAGGGCTACGGATTCATCGAGCGTGAGGGCGGCAGCGACGTGTTCGTGCACTACTCGGCGATCCAGGGATCGGGCTTCCGCTCGCTCGAGGAAGGCCAGGGCGTGGAGTTCGAGATCGTCGATGGCCCGAAGGGGCCGCAGGCCGGCAACGTCCAGCTCGTCTGA
- the selA gene encoding L-seryl-tRNA(Sec) selenium transferase, which produces MADFRALPSIDRLLQLETVHALVARHGRDAATDALRAAVTRRRALIATGTSTGSAAPLDDGIVAEAAAALAAAETGTLRPVVNATGVVIHTNLGRAPLSARALARVAEVAGGYATLEYDLAGGTRGSRAVHAEGLLTALTGAEAAVVVNNNAAAMLLVLAALARGREVLISRGELVEIGGGFRVPDILSQSGALLREVGTTNRTRLSDYVAALGPGTGLVLAVHPSNFRVEGFTERPPLADLVAAAHDAGVPVVQDLGSGNVDPSSGWEPSVQASIAAGVDLVAVSGDKMLGGPQAGLVLGRREFVDRLRRHPLMRALRVDKLTYAALEGTLLDHRAGRAHEGVPVLRMLHTPAAAIAARADGLAARLSAAGWSAGTAAGDSAVGGGSAPGVGVPTTLVRIAREGWSADRLEAWLRTLDPPVIARIQDDAVVLDLRTVEPERDEYLAEALARASR; this is translated from the coding sequence ATGGCCGATTTCCGCGCACTTCCGTCCATCGATCGGCTCCTGCAGCTCGAGACCGTTCATGCGCTCGTGGCCCGCCATGGCCGCGACGCGGCCACGGACGCCCTTCGCGCGGCCGTCACGCGGCGGCGCGCGCTGATCGCCACGGGCACCTCGACCGGAAGCGCCGCCCCGCTGGACGACGGCATCGTGGCCGAGGCCGCGGCGGCGCTCGCCGCGGCCGAGACGGGCACGCTGCGGCCCGTGGTGAACGCCACGGGCGTGGTCATCCACACCAACCTCGGACGGGCGCCGCTGAGCGCGCGGGCGCTGGCCCGCGTCGCGGAGGTGGCCGGCGGATACGCCACGCTGGAGTACGACCTGGCGGGCGGGACGCGCGGATCGCGGGCCGTGCACGCCGAGGGCCTGCTCACGGCACTCACGGGCGCCGAGGCCGCCGTCGTCGTCAACAACAACGCCGCGGCCATGCTGCTCGTGCTGGCGGCGCTGGCGCGCGGCCGCGAGGTGCTCATCTCGCGCGGCGAGCTCGTCGAGATCGGCGGCGGGTTCCGGGTGCCGGACATCCTGAGCCAGTCGGGGGCCCTGCTGCGCGAGGTCGGCACGACGAACCGGACGCGCCTCTCGGACTACGTCGCGGCACTGGGCCCGGGCACGGGGCTGGTGCTGGCGGTGCATCCCTCCAACTTCCGGGTCGAGGGCTTCACCGAGCGTCCTCCCCTCGCCGACCTCGTGGCCGCGGCACACGACGCGGGCGTTCCGGTGGTGCAGGACCTCGGTTCCGGCAACGTCGACCCGTCTTCCGGCTGGGAGCCATCCGTCCAGGCGTCGATCGCGGCTGGCGTCGACCTGGTGGCCGTGAGCGGCGACAAGATGCTCGGCGGCCCACAGGCGGGCCTGGTGCTGGGCCGACGCGAGTTCGTCGATCGCCTGCGCCGGCACCCGCTGATGCGGGCCCTCCGCGTGGACAAGCTCACCTACGCCGCGCTCGAGGGGACGCTGCTCGATCACCGCGCGGGGCGCGCGCACGAGGGCGTCCCGGTCCTCAGGATGCTCCACACGCCCGCGGCCGCCATCGCCGCGCGGGCCGACGGGCTCGCCGCGCGTCTGTCCGCGGCTGGCTGGAGCGCCGGCACCGCGGCCGGCGATTCCGCCGTCGGCGGCGGCAGCGCACCCGGCGTGGGCGTGCCGACCACACTGGTGCGCATCGCGCGCGAGGGCTGGAGCGCCGATCGGCTCGAGGCCTGGCTACGGACGCTCGACCCGCCCGTCATCGCGCGGATTCAGGACGACGCCGTCGTGCTGGACCTGCGAACGGTCGAGCCCGAGCGCGATGAGTATCTGGCGGAGGCGCTGGCACGGGCCAGTCGCTAG
- a CDS encoding NADH-quinone oxidoreductase subunit N, producing MDTSAFDAVIPVLCVSLAGLFVMLAEAFRSKGETMPVGGLAIIGLVGAGVASVLLWGRNTHSFGVVTADNFSLFVNLVLVVIGILTVVFSGDTAERDGLPTSEYYALVLFAIVGMMLMAQASDLLLLFLALETMSIAVYVLTGLRRDQPNASEAAFKYFLLGAFASSFFLYGIAFVYGVTGTTHLERAGAAIAAQSMSDSPMLLVAVGLLIVGFAFKVSAVPFHMWSPDAYEGAPAVVTGFMSTGVKAAAVAAFARVFLSALGPVIDDWTPVLWAIAAATMIVGTVVGVSQTSIKRMLAYSSIAHAGYLMVAIIAGNDIGKASLLFYLAAYAVTNVGAFGIIALLGSRERANDELRDYAGLAKSHPGIAALMTVFLLSLGGFPPTAGFIAKWYTFSAAVSQGYYWLAIIGVLSSVVSVYFYLRIVVMMYMSERDARPVPPPVGRVALAGLVASVAAVLYLGVLPAGVIAWAEQSIATIF from the coding sequence ATGGACACCAGCGCGTTCGACGCCGTCATTCCGGTCCTCTGCGTCTCGCTGGCGGGCCTCTTCGTGATGCTCGCGGAGGCCTTCCGGTCGAAGGGCGAGACGATGCCCGTCGGTGGCCTGGCCATCATCGGCCTCGTCGGCGCCGGCGTGGCGTCCGTCCTCCTGTGGGGCCGCAACACGCACAGCTTCGGCGTGGTCACGGCCGACAACTTCTCGTTGTTCGTGAACCTGGTGCTGGTCGTCATCGGCATCCTCACCGTGGTGTTCTCGGGCGACACCGCCGAGCGCGACGGCCTGCCGACCAGCGAGTACTACGCGCTGGTCCTGTTCGCCATCGTGGGGATGATGCTCATGGCGCAGGCGAGCGACCTCCTGCTGCTGTTCCTGGCGCTCGAGACGATGTCGATCGCCGTCTACGTGCTGACGGGCCTGCGCCGCGACCAGCCGAACGCGTCGGAAGCCGCCTTCAAGTACTTCCTGCTGGGAGCGTTCGCCAGCTCGTTCTTCCTCTACGGCATCGCGTTCGTCTACGGCGTGACCGGGACGACCCACCTCGAGCGCGCCGGCGCGGCGATCGCCGCACAGTCGATGTCCGACAGCCCGATGCTGCTCGTCGCCGTGGGCCTGCTGATCGTGGGCTTCGCCTTCAAGGTCTCGGCGGTGCCGTTCCACATGTGGTCGCCCGACGCCTACGAGGGCGCGCCGGCCGTGGTCACGGGCTTCATGTCCACCGGCGTGAAGGCGGCGGCCGTCGCGGCTTTCGCCCGCGTCTTCCTCTCGGCGCTCGGGCCGGTCATCGACGACTGGACGCCCGTGCTCTGGGCCATCGCGGCCGCCACGATGATCGTCGGCACCGTGGTGGGCGTGTCGCAGACGAGCATCAAGCGGATGCTCGCCTATTCCAGCATCGCGCACGCCGGGTACCTGATGGTGGCCATCATCGCCGGCAACGACATCGGCAAGGCGTCGCTGCTGTTCTATCTGGCGGCCTACGCCGTGACCAATGTCGGCGCGTTCGGCATCATCGCGCTCCTGGGTTCGCGCGAGCGCGCGAACGACGAACTCCGTGACTACGCGGGTCTGGCGAAGTCGCACCCCGGCATCGCGGCACTGATGACGGTGTTCCTGCTGTCGCTGGGCGGCTTCCCGCCGACCGCGGGCTTCATCGCCAAGTGGTACACGTTCAGCGCGGCCGTGAGCCAGGGCTACTACTGGCTGGCCATCATCGGCGTGCTGTCGTCCGTGGTGTCGGTGTACTTCTACCTGCGCATCGTGGTGATGATGTACATGTCCGAGCGCGACGCGCGCCCCGTGCCGCCGCCCGTCGGCCGCGTGGCCCTCGCGGGACTCGTCGCCTCGGTGGCCGCCGTGTTGTACCTCGGTGTCCTGCCGGCCGGCGTCATCGCCTGGGCCGAGCAGTCGATTGCGACGATCTTCTAG